In one Fusarium falciforme chromosome 5, complete sequence genomic region, the following are encoded:
- a CDS encoding Zn(2)-C6 fungal-type domain-containing protein, which yields MSESAENPSPLPRRTRVACKACHARRVKCDAGDGQPCWHCRTRNTTCELIESRRGKYTRQSRGQAKDRRVSRRLRETREPSTDVVQSSPDIALNTPNSISSPNGQDAPQPQDEDTNAAFPQPNLSQQTQTQANVRSYCLGDSNSLSYIIEMICSPRGGVAEPVKVHYPIPASIADRAVLPNRPQVEVTSLQEALVMPPRNIADRLISAFFNLMHPAFPVLNRRVFIEQYKLGQASPLLLQAVFLIAVTLCDDNLIQDAGFTDRATARKTYYLRAKTLYDVDHETDRSNIASALSLMGFWWNGPDDQKDSWYWLGCATTFAQSINMHRSMARSEFSQETRSLWRRIWWSIYSRDRHTAACLGRPCRIRDEDCDIEPLTEDDLRFDECYDEELIPAQKDYHISYFIEMSSLAVILGDIVIGEFSPRRPALECYKAKNLVGRLERWHSQLPECLREMPPDESLGASFWASNLQMAYQNYYILLFRPKVIENLSPEEAERDVRARMAADSITRMAEDMLASGTIRYGQMHLVPAVFGALSIHTIVICRKDPIRRQLAGNKSRQCILALSELAKPWPVGLWIMRFFVNLFRRLTGQDSAVSGGAIVNVTSRIANSDAESRGHQLNDNMTASSRPEGAEPIMPTAVNNRIQSRDQQAVDFMPQVTDPLACDSFWAGCLDNSIDVDLLLQHGLGPLLPAPFGVAPPDTMGL from the exons ATGAGTGAATCAGCAGAGAACCCGAGTCCGCTTCCTCGCCGGACTCGCGTCGCCTGCAAAGCCTGCCACGCCCGGCGGGTAAAATGCGACGCCGGTGACGGTCAGCCGTGTTGGCATTGCCGGACCCGGAACACAACGTGCGAGCTGATAGAGTCGAGACGCGGCAA ATATACACGGCAGAGTCGTGGTCAAGCAAAAGACCGTCGTGTTTCTCGCCGGCTCCGAGAAACCCGAGAGCCGTCCACAGATGTGGTCCAATCTTCCCCTGACATTGCTCTCAACACGCCAAACAGCATCTCCAGTCCAAATGGTCAAGACGCGCCACAACCCCAAGATGAGGACACCAACGCCGCCTTTCCACAACCCAATCTCTCTCAGCAAACCCAAACTCAAGCAAATGTCCGATCATATTGTCTTGGTGATTCCAACAGCTTATCCTACATCATTGAGATGATTTGCAGTCCTAGAGGTGGAGTCGCCGAGCCAGTCAAGGTGCACTACCCTATTCCCGCCTCCATCGCCGACCGTGCAGTGCTTCCAAACAGGCCACAAGTAGAGGTGACCAGTTTACAAGAAGCTTTAGTAATGCCGCCGCGAAATATAGCTGATCGATTGATCTCTGCATTTTTCAACCTTATGCATCCCGCCTTTCCAGTCTTGAACAGGCGAGTCTTTATCGAGCAGTACAAGCTGGGGCAAGCATCTCCACTGCTTCTACAGgccgtcttcctcatcgcGGTCACCCTCTGCGACGACAACCTGATCCAAGATGCGGGATTCACGGACCGTGCGACTGCAAGAAAGACATACTACCTCCGCGCAAAGACTCTATATGATGTTGACCATGAGACGGACCGTAGCAATATCGCTTCCGCGCTGTCACTTATGGGGTTCTGGTGGAATGGGCCTGATGATCAAAAAGACTCATGGTATTGGTTGGGCTGCGCGACAACTTTTGCACAGTCCATCAACATGCATCGCTC TATGGCCCGGTCGGAGTTCAGTCAAGAGACGCGATCGCTCTGGAGACGAATATGGTGGTCGATTTAT TCTCGGGATCGGCATACTGCTGCCTGCCTAGGGCGGCCATGCCGTATTCGAGATGAAGACTGCGATATTGAGCCTCTCACTGAAGACGACCTTCGCTTTGACGAGTGCTACGATGAGGAGCTAATACCGGCTCAAAAAGATTACCACATTTCTTATTTCATAGAAATGAGTAGCCTAGCGGTGATAC TCGGCGACATTGTCATCGGTGAGTTCAGCCCTCGCCGTCCAGCGTTGGAATGCTACAAAGCAAAAAATCTGGTCGGAAGACTCGAGCGGTGGCATTCCCAGCTACCAGAATGTCTCCGAGAAATGCCTCCTGATGAGTCCCTGGGCGCATCGTTCTGGGCCAGCAACCTACAAATGGCGTATCA AAACTACTACATCCTTCTCTTTCGCCCTAAAGTAATTGAGAACCTGTCGCCAGAAGAGGCTGAGAGAGACGTCCGGGCGCGGATGGCGGCCGACTCCATCACCCGTATGGCTGAGGACATGTTAGCCTCTGGTACCATCCGATATGGGCAAATGCATCT TGTTCCCGCCGTGTTCGGAGCGCTCTCGATTCACACAATCGTCATCTGCCGAAAGGACCCCATACGAAGACAATTAGCAGGCAACAAGTCAAGGCAGTGCATACTTGCATTAAGCGAACTAGCAAAGCCATGGCCAGTGGGACTCTGGATCATGAGGTTCTTTGTCAATCTATTTAGGAGACTCACAGGACAGGACTCTGCCGTTTCCGGAGGAGCAATTGTCAACGTTACCTCTCGGATTGCCAACAGCGACGCTGAGTCACGAGGACATCAACTCAACGATAACATGACCGCCTCAAGTCGACCTGAGGGAGCCGAGCCGATCATGCCAACGGCCGTGAACAACAGGATTCAGTCTCGGGATCAGCAGGCAGTTGATTTCATGCCGCAAGTTACTGATCCACTAGCTTGTGACTCTTTTTGGGCTGGATGTCTTGATAACTCGATCGATGTTGACTTGCTTCTACAGCATGGTCTTGGTCCCTTGCTTCCTGCTCCTTTTGGAGTTGCACCCCCAGATACAATGGGCTTGTAG
- a CDS encoding MFS domain-containing protein, protein MTTQEKPALSGQGESPQYGDEKHHHSIEPDQPSHAMFRNRTKSDDDPSGLENGIPADFSEETTEAGNEDDSGLDCTSFEVSWDGDKDPMNPRNMSVFHKWVIVTIVCTSSLCVTCASSIYTATYAQMNAEFHVSNIVATLGLSTFVVGIALGPLLTSPLSEYYGRRPIYLVSWAMFTIWTIPSAVAQNIETMIIVRFFAGFAGSTFLSVAGGTVGDVFLRSEIQKPMSLVSLAPFIGPAIGPAIGGFINYNTDWRWTWYVMIIWAVVLMLSIIFFAPETYHPILLRAKARKLRKETGNDAYRAPMENTTKSIRQTLKLSLLRPFQLLFLEPMCLCLDLYSAILLGILYLFFGAFPLVFRTNHDMNLWQAGLTWLGIMVGLLIAAGSTPIWANIRAKLLKQHEKETGQIGGSEPEFRLPPAILGAILIPCGLFWFAWTTYSSIHWIVPIIGSAVFGCGTLLVFTGIFTFLVDAYPKYAASALAANSFARCSFAAAFPLFGIQMYEKLGFQWASSLLAFLTVAMAPFPYLFFKHGKALRAKSKFAVETL, encoded by the exons ATGACCACTCAAGAAAAGCCTGCCCTGAGTGGGCAAGGGGAGTCACCGCAATACGGAGACGAAAAACACCACCATTCAATCGAACCAGATCAGCCCTCACACGCCATGTTCAGAAATCGGACAAAATCAGACGATGACCCAAGCGGTCTTGAAAACGGAATCCCGGCCGACTTTAGTGAAGAGACCACCGAGGCTGGAAATGAAGATGACTCTGGCCTCGATTGCACCTCTTTCGAAGTCTCTTGGGACGGCGACAAGGACCCAATGAACCCCAGAAACATGTCTGTGTTTCACAAGTGGGTTATCGTCACGATTGTGTGCACTTCAAGTCTTTGCGT GACATGCGCCAGCTCGATTTACACGGCAACATACGCCCAGATGAATGCCGAATTTCACGTTTCCAACATTGTAGCTACGCTTGGTCTTTCAACTTTTGTCGTGGGAATTGCTCTTGGCCCTCTGCTGACAAGTCCACTGAGCGAGTACTATGGCCGAAGACCTATTTACCTTGTGTCCTGGGCCATGTTCACCATCTGGACGATCCCATCAGCTGTCGCTCAAAACATCGAAACCATGATCATCGTTCGATTCTTTGCCGGTTTTGCAGGCAGCACATTTCTGTCTGTTGCTGGAGGAACTGTGGGAGACGTTTTCCTTCGCAGTGAGATCCAGAAGCCCATGAGTCTGGTCTCACTGGCACCCTTCATCGGGCCTGCCATTGGCCCTGCCATCGGTGGCTTCATCAACTACAACACAGACTGGAGATGGACCTGGTACGTGATGATCATTTGGGCTGTTGTCCTCATGTTGTCCATCATTTTCTTTGCGCCCGAGACATATCATCCTATTCTATTGCGAGCAAAGGCTCGAAAGTTGAGAAAAGAAACCGGAAATGATGCCTACCGTGCACCTATGGAAAACACAACAAAATCCATCAGGCAAACACTCAAACTGTCCCTCCTACGACCCTTCCAGCTACTTTTCCTCGAACCGATGTGTCTCTGCCTGGATCTCTACTCTGCCATCCTACTTGGCATCCTCTACCTATTCTTCGGCGCCTTCCCCTTGGTATTCCGAACCAACCACGACATGAACCTCTGGCAGGCCGGTCTCACGTGGCTGGGCATCATGGTCGGACTTCTTATTGCAGCTGGAAGCACCCCAATCTGGGCCAACATCCGAGCCAAGCTGTTGAAGCAGCACGAGAAGGAGACAGGGCAGATTGGAGGCAGCGAGCCCGAGTTTCGACTACCCCCTGCCATCTTGGGTGCTATACTCATCCCCTGTGGTCTGTTTTGGTTCGCTTGGACGACGTACTCTAGCATTCACTGGATCGTGCCCATCATTGGCTCCGCTGTATTTGGTTGCGG AACATTGCTTGTCTTCACAGGAATCTTTACCTTTCTG GTCGACGCCTATCCGAAGTACGCCGCCTCTGCCCTCGCCGCCAACAGCTTTGCGCGATGTTCCTTCGCTG CTGCGTTTCCCCTCTTCGGCATCCAAATGTACGAGAAACTCGGATTCCAGTGGGCTTCAAGTCTCCTGGCCTTCCTGACTGTTGCAATGGCACCCTTCCCATACCTTTTCTTCAAGCACGGCAAGGCGCTAAGAGCAAAGAGCAAGTTTGCTGTTGAGACGCTGTGA
- a CDS encoding AB hydrolase-1 domain-containing protein: MKATFLLACFAHALQTSAFGAKLPADYERATTGLVKTQDGVHLNYTQAGPLLGQNLVFIPGWRQSAAEWKKQVQYFSKAGYRVTAYDMRGHGESEKPDFGYRLSRFGADLNDVLTTLDLHNVSIIAHSMGSSVTWAFWDQYPDERRRIDHFAIVDQSSVLVADPTWTKAEAETFSAALFTPAGTYEFANNMTAETPPFVRSMFTPDVSEADYQWVLSENKKISDKNAATLLINHAFADWRDVLPRINIPTLVISGDVSVNNASGISWAATQIPGAKSRTFTAEEKGSHFMFWENPELFNSVIEEFVAS, from the coding sequence ATGAAAGCTACCTTTCTTCTCGCTTGCTTTGCTCATGCTCTCCAGACCTCTGCCTTTGGGGCCAAACTCCCAGCAGACTACGAGCGAGCAACAACTGGCCTAGTCAAGACTCAAGATGGAGTGCACTTGAACTACACACAGGCCGGCCCCCTCCTGGGACAGAACCTTGTCTTCATCCCCGGATGGCGACAGAGTGCTGCTGAGTGGAAGAAGCAGGTTCAGTACTTCTCCAAGGCTGGCTATCGTGTCACCGCGTACGATATGCGCGGCCATGGAGAGTCTGAGAAGCCAGACTTTGGATACCGACTGAGCCGCTTCGGCGCAGACCTCAACGACGTCTTGACTACTCTCGACCTCCACAACGTCAGCATTATCGCTCACTCGATGGGCTCATCCGTTACCTGGGCATTCTGGGATCAGTACCCCGACGAACGACGACGAATCGACCACTTTGCAATCGTCGACCAGTCCTCGGTTCTCGTCGCCGATCCCACCTGGACCAAAGCCGAAGCCGAGACCTTTTCCGCTGCCCTATTCACGCCCGCTGGAACGTACGAGTTTGCAAACAACATGACAGCCGAGACGCCGCCCTTTGTTCGAAGCATGTTCACCCCCGACGTATCCGAAGCCGACTACCAATGGGTTCTCTCAGAGAACAAGAAGATTAGCGACAAGAACGCTGCCACACTCCTTATCAACCACGCCTTTGCCGACTGGCGAGATGTTCTTCCCCGGATCAACATTCCCACGCTCGTCATCTCGGGAGATGTCAGTGTTAACAACGCGTCTGGTATCTCTTGGGCTGCGACGCAGATCCCTGGGGCCAAGAGTCGGACTTTTActgctgaggagaagggTAGCCATTTCATGTTTTGGGAGAATCCCGAGTTGTTTAACAGTGTCATTGAGGAGTTTGTCGCTTCATAG
- a CDS encoding CENP-V/GFA domain-containing protein, which yields MPHYKGKCVCGNLQYTVSLSSPDEARTSLCHCHSCRRAFGTNFGLTTKVPVEGFEYSHGKPKVFKQDNGVIREFCENCGVFVCEYGEQAANKFRYIMWGTFDGPEQFPPKGEFFCKYRTEWMPEIPDVFRKNEIKE from the exons ATGCCCCACTACAAAGGGAAATGTGTCTGCGGTAATCTTCAATACACCGTTTCGCTATCCTCTCCTGATGAAGCCCGGACTTCCCTTTGCCACTGCCACAGTTGCCGGAGAGCATTCGGCACGAACTTCGGACTAACCACCAAG GTGCCAGTAGAGGGATTTGAGTACAGCCATGGGAAGCCAAAGGTCTTCAAGCAAGATAACGGTGTGATACGAGAGTTTTGTGAGAATTGCGGCGTGTTCGTCTGCGAGTATGGC GAACAAGCGGCGAACAAGTTCCGTTACATCATGTGGGGGACATTTGATGGCCCAGAACAATTCCCTCCTAAAGGAGAATTCTTTTGCAAATATCGCACAGAGTGGATGCCAGAGATACCAG ACGTGTTTCGCAAGAACGAGATTAAGGAATGA
- a CDS encoding CFEM domain-containing protein → MKFFAFAALILAVFQAGVWAATTPEEPPTCGLLCIQQETLKSTCELTNVTCICTNVELNEKISLCVHANCTVRESLLVQSYSKHTCNAPSRDRTALVWILGIVFLVIGLVGFGLRVMARVFVRAQTWGADDWVMLLAVLMMIPLNAISVPISRVGLGKDIWNVHPDDITDFLYFFFWDELLYLGVLPVTKISILLFYLKVFPGKNIRLGCWILIGLNVAYFIAFELVSIFQCTPIEGAWRAWDKEFPAKCNNINMQGWMAAILNIVLDVATLCLPLWELYKLSLSRKKKIQIMLMFSVGFFVTIVSIVRLQSLASYATTSNVTQDYVEIGYWSTIEVPVSILCACMPAIRSLFSLVFPKVFGTTARSKSEYANISEGKQASSSQRSTSKALSQGQGVRVSKNPNETSAMELTDMRFDYHHHHGRHSSEKLPVTPREPV, encoded by the exons ATGAAGTTCTTTGCGTTTGCCGCCTTGATCCTGGCCGTGTTCCAGGCTGGCGTGTGGGCTGCCACCACCCCAGAAGAGCCTCCCACCTGTGGC TTGCTATGCATCCAGCAGGAGACACTCAAATCGACTTGCGAGTTGACCAACGTCACTTGTATCTGCACCAACGTCGAGTTGAACGAAAAGATTTCTCTATGCGTGCACGCCAATTGTACAGTCAGAGAGTCTCTTT TGGTCCAGAGCTATTCCAAGCACACGTGCAACGCGCCGTCGAGAGACCGCACAGCTCTGGTATGGATCTTGGGAATCGTCTTTCTCGTCATCGGCCTCGTCGGATTCGGCCTGAGAGTTATGGCCAGAGTTTTCGTGCGAGCTCAGACCTGGGGAGCTGACGACTGGGTGATGCTTCTTGCAGTG CTCATGATGATACCCCTCAACGCCATATCCGTACCTATCTCCAGGGTTGGTCTGGGCAAAGATATTTGGAATGTGCACCCTGACGACATTACCGATTTTCTTTAC TTCTTCTTTTGGGATGAGCTTCTCTACCTTGGAGTTCTTCCCGTGACAAAAATCTCGATCCTACTGTTTTACCTGAAAGTCTTTCCAGGCAAAAACATCCGACTGGGCTGTTGGATTCTCATTGGCCTCAATGTCGCATATTTCATTGCCTTTGAGCTCGTCTCAATCTTCCAATGCACTCCCATCGAAGGCGCTTGGAGGGCGTGGGACAAGGAGTTTCCAGCAAAAtgcaacaacatcaacatgcaGGGCTGGATGGCGGCCATTCTCAACATTGTTCTCGACGTGGCTACGCTATGCCTACCGCTATGGGAACTCTACAAGCTTTCTTTGTcgcggaagaagaagattcaGATCATGCTCATGTTTAGTGTTGGATTTTT TGTCACCATCGTCAGTATTGTTCGACTACAGTCACTGGCAAGTTATGCCACAACAAGCAACGTAACGC AGGATTACGTTGAAATCGGCTACTGGAGCACAATCGAAGTACCAGTCAGCATCCTCTGCGCGTGTATGCCCGCTATCCGCTCCCTCTTCAGTCTCGTCTTCCCTAAAGTTTTTGGCACCACGGCTAGAAGCAAGTCGGAATATGCCAACATCTCGGAAGGCAAACAGGCATCGAGTTCACAGAGGAGCACGTCCAAGGCCTTGTCGCAGGGTCAAGGCGTGAGGGTCTCTAAGAATCCGAATGAGACCTCTGCGATGGAGCTTACCGACATGAGGTTTGactatcatcatcaccatgggCGTCATTCGTCGGAGAAGCTGCCAGTGACTCCTCGCGAGCCAGTGTGA